The stretch of DNA GGGCAAGGACTGCGCGGACTCCATGAGCGCCTGGCCGCGCTCGGCGGGACCCTGACGGCAGGCCCCTGCACCGACGCCCCCGGCTTCGCCGTCGAAGCGGTCATGCCCGTTCCGGTCGCCGCTGCCGCCCGGGCCGCCGGCAGCACCGGGCGCCCCGATCGCAGCGCGGGACCAGGGCACCGACCCGTCAACGAGCCACCGAGTACCGGACCCGGGAGCGGAAGGGCGACCCATGACTGATCCCACCGGCGCGCCGACCGGCAGGACCGACGGGGCTCCCGGCGCCCCCATCCGGGTGCTGATCGCCGAGGACCAGGCCCTCCTGCGCACCACACTGGCCGCCCTCCTTCAGCCCGAGCCCGGCATGAGCGTCGTCGGCCTGGCCGAGGACGGCGCCCGCGCGGTCGCCCTGGCCGCCGAGCTGCGCCCCGACGTCGTCCTCATGGACATCCAGATGCCGGGCCTCACCGGCATCGAGGCCACCAGTCGAATCTGCGCCGATCCGGCGCTCGCCGCCACGCGCGTCCTCATCCTCACCATGTTCGAGGTCGACGACTACGTTCTGGGCGCCCTGCGCGCCGGCGCCTGCGGCTTCCTGCTCAAGGACACCGATCCGCAGTCCCTCGTCGATGCCGTGCGCACCGTCCACGAGGGCCAGTCGCTGCTCAGCCCTCAGGTGCTGGCACGACTCGTGGCCCGTATGCCGCGCGCGGTGGCGGCCGGAGCCCCCGGCATCGCCCGGGCCGACGACGTCGAGGCCCTCACGCCCCGCCAGCGCGAGGTGCTCCTGCTCATCGCCCGGGGCCTGTCCAACAGCGAGATCGAGGTCGAGCTCGGCATCACCCGGGCCACCTGCCGCAGCCACATCACCGCGCTCCTGGCCCGCCTCGGTGCCCGGGACCGCGCCCAGCTCGTCATCGCCGCCTACGAGTCCGGCCTCGTCGACCCCCACTGAGGTCCACTGGAGCGATCTGGCTCGAGTTCGTACCTTAAGGTTCGAGGTCGTACCCTCTACCCCTCGAACTCGAGCCTTAAGGTACGAACTCGATGGCGGCAGTACAGTGCCCTCGGGGACGACGCCGGCACATCGACTCCAAGGGCACGGCTATCCGAGGAGCACCCCGCTGGGAGATCCCGGCCGGTCGATCTCATCCCCGCTCTGTGAAGACCAGCCGGCGCTGCGCCACATAGCTGGCCACGTAGATGGCCCCGTCACCGAGGACCTTGGCGATCCCCAGTGGGATCCCGATCGCGGTGAGCGCCTTGAGCGCGACGTAGCTGGCCGCCATCAGACTCACCGCCAGGATCACGTAGCGCACCGCCGTGCGCACCACGGTGCCGCGGCGGGCCTTGAAGATGCGGCGGTTCATGAAGAAGTTCGCGGTCCCGGAGATCAGCCGCGCCCCCACGACCGCCGCCAGCAGGTTGCCGGTCATCGCGAAGATGACCATGACGCCCAGCCAGTCGATCCCGAAGCTCGCCAGCGACGCCCCCGTGAACCGCAGCAGCGGGGCGTAGATCCGCGCCGAGTCCTGCAACGGCCGGAAGTGGGAGGAGGTGTTGCCCGGCTCGTAGACCGTGGCGATCTCCACCTGCTCCACCACCAGCCCCAGCTCGTGGGCGCGCAGCAGGGCGGAGAGCTCGTACTCGTAGCGGTCGCCGGGCACGCTCTGCAACCAGGTCAGGTGCCCTGCGGGATAGCCGCGCAGGCCCGTCTGGGTGTCGCCCAGCTTCCAGCCGGTCGCGCCGCGGAACAGCAGGGCGGTCACGTCGTTGCCGATCCGGCTGCGCAGCGGCACCGGCCCGGTGAACCGCCGCACCCCCAGGGTCATGTGCCCGGTCTCGCGCACCCTCGCGGCCACGGCCTCGATGTCCGACGGCGTGTGCTGCCCGTCGGCGTCGGCGCACACCACATCCGCATCGGGCCAGGTGTCGGCCGCGTGAGCCAGACCCGTGCGCAGCGCCTGACCCTTGCCCTGGTTGACCGGGTAGCTGACCACCTGGGCTCCGCGG from Actinomyces sp. Marseille-P3109 encodes:
- a CDS encoding response regulator, which codes for MTDPTGAPTGRTDGAPGAPIRVLIAEDQALLRTTLAALLQPEPGMSVVGLAEDGARAVALAAELRPDVVLMDIQMPGLTGIEATSRICADPALAATRVLILTMFEVDDYVLGALRAGACGFLLKDTDPQSLVDAVRTVHEGQSLLSPQVLARLVARMPRAVAAGAPGIARADDVEALTPRQREVLLLIARGLSNSEIEVELGITRATCRSHITALLARLGARDRAQLVIAAYESGLVDPH
- a CDS encoding bifunctional glycosyltransferase family 2/GtrA family protein: MSGTDTALQTSPRVLPRVIVPANRTAVNRVALRATTAPRPLTAVTLVVLIPAYKPDERLAALVAQLRGARRDCAVLVVDDGSGPRYAPFFAAARARGAQVVSYPVNQGKGQALRTGLAHAADTWPDADVVCADADGQHTPSDIEAVAARVRETGHMTLGVRRFTGPVPLRSRIGNDVTALLFRGATGWKLGDTQTGLRGYPAGHLTWLQSVPGDRYEYELSALLRAHELGLVVEQVEIATVYEPGNTSSHFRPLQDSARIYAPLLRFTGASLASFGIDWLGVMVIFAMTGNLLAAVVGARLISGTANFFMNRRIFKARRGTVVRTAVRYVILAVSLMAASYVALKALTAIGIPLGIAKVLGDGAIYVASYVAQRRLVFTERG